In a genomic window of Ralstonia nicotianae:
- a CDS encoding heme o synthase codes for MNTVASTSTSTQPSGWRHTASQYAALTKPRVTQLAVFCAVIGMFLATPGMVPWPVLIGGAVGIWLFAGAAFAINCLVERKIDAMMRRTAWRPSASGELGTRQILLFSLVLGGAGMWTLHVFANDLTMWLTFATFIGYAIIYTLLLKPATPQNIVIGGLSGAMPPALGWAAVANSVPAEAWILVLIIFTWTPPHFWALALYRRADYAKSGLPMLPITHGEKFTLLHILLYTLIMVAATILPFVHGMSGYLYLAVALVLGFGFLVHAWRMYRNYSDALAQKTFRYSIVYLSLLFAALLIDHYFKFGPQGAAL; via the coding sequence ATGAATACCGTGGCTTCCACTTCAACGTCGACCCAACCCTCCGGCTGGCGACACACCGCGTCGCAATATGCGGCGCTGACCAAACCGCGCGTGACGCAACTGGCTGTGTTCTGCGCCGTGATCGGCATGTTTCTCGCCACGCCGGGCATGGTGCCGTGGCCGGTGCTGATTGGCGGCGCCGTCGGCATCTGGCTGTTTGCCGGCGCCGCCTTCGCCATCAACTGCCTTGTCGAGCGCAAGATCGACGCGATGATGCGCCGCACGGCCTGGCGCCCGTCGGCCAGCGGCGAGCTGGGGACGCGACAGATCCTGCTGTTCTCGCTGGTGCTCGGCGGCGCGGGCATGTGGACGCTGCATGTGTTCGCCAACGACCTGACGATGTGGCTGACCTTCGCCACCTTCATCGGCTACGCCATCATCTACACGCTGCTGCTCAAGCCGGCCACGCCGCAGAACATCGTGATCGGCGGCCTGTCGGGCGCGATGCCGCCGGCGCTGGGGTGGGCTGCGGTGGCCAACAGCGTGCCGGCCGAGGCGTGGATCCTGGTGCTGATCATCTTTACCTGGACGCCGCCGCATTTCTGGGCACTGGCGCTGTATCGCCGCGCCGACTACGCCAAGTCCGGCCTGCCCATGCTGCCGATCACGCACGGCGAGAAATTCACGCTGCTGCACATCCTGCTGTACACGCTGATCATGGTCGCCGCCACCATCCTGCCGTTCGTGCATGGCATGAGCGGCTATCTCTACCTGGCGGTGGCGCTGGTGCTCGGCTTCGGCTTCCTCGTCCATGCGTGGCGGATGTACCGCAACTATTCGGATGCGCTGGCGCAGAAGACGTTCCGGTACTCGATCGTCTACCTGTCGCTGCTGTTCGCGGCGCTGCTGATTGACCACTACTTCAAGTTCGGGCCGCAGGGCGCGGCGCTGTGA